The Solanum lycopersicum chromosome 9, SLM_r2.1 genome window below encodes:
- the LOC138338524 gene encoding uncharacterized protein, protein MEKVHISRYSIHLDSTKIYCDLREFYWWEGMKKGIAEFVINCPNCQQVKVEHEMPGGLSQTIKLLERKWEMSNMDSSQDFQGLAGSMIRFGVYRDRSSSPSYGEGESDSREIENGTDSPKAYIDVRGRPLKFKVNDWVYLKASPMKGIMWFGKKGKLNPWYIGSYRISKRVGNVAYELKLPQELVAVHPVFHISMLKKCLGDPSLIVPTENVGIKDSLSYEEIQYQILDRKVRKLRTKEVASVKVLWGNQFVEEATLEVEKDMNKRYPHPLESGEIADQVQNSLLSTL, encoded by the exons atggagaaagttcatatctccagatattctattcatttgGATTCCACAAAGATATACTGCGATTTGAGAGAATTTTATTGGTGGGAGGGTATGAAGAAGGGCATTGCTGAGTTTGTTATCAACTGCccgaattgccaacaagtgaaggTGGAACACGAAATGCCGGGAGGTTTGTCTCAGACTATAAAACTTCTAGAACGAAAGTGGGAGATGAGTAATATGGACTCATCACAGGATTTCCAAGGTCTCGCAGGCAGCATGATTCGATTTGG GGTTTATAGGGAtagatctagttcaccaagttacggagaaggtgaaagtgattcaagagagattgaaaaCGGAACAGATTCCCCAAAGGCCTACATAGATGTTAGGGGAAGGCCGTTAAAGTTTAAGGTAAATGATTGGGTATATTTGAAAgcttcacccatgaagggtattatgtggtttggtaagaagggtaAACTTAATCCCTGGTATATTGGTTCTTACAGAATCTCCAAAAGAGTTGgtaatgtagcttatgagttgaagctaccccaagagttagtagcggttcatccggtattccatatttctatgttgaagaagtgcttgGGTGATCCTTCGTTGATTGTTCCAACTGAgaatgttgggattaaggatagCTTATCCTATGAAGAGATTCAATATCAGATTTTAGATCGtaaagttcgcaagttgagaactAAGGAAGTTGCatcagtcaaggtcctttgggggaaccaatttgttgaagaagcaactttgGAAGTTGAGAAGGATATGAACAAGAGATATCCTCATCCCCTTGAATCCGGAGAGATTGCAGATCAAGTACAAAATTCACTTCTTAGCACTTTATAA